From the Phoenix dactylifera cultivar Barhee BC4 chromosome 10, palm_55x_up_171113_PBpolish2nd_filt_p, whole genome shotgun sequence genome, one window contains:
- the LOC103711044 gene encoding phosphatidylinositol 4-kinase beta 1 isoform X1: MVRLLGLNRFGVDDSPREITRTSPIVAGGESSGENGWLIRFFDSAFFCEWIAVSYLYKHDHPGVRDYLCNRMYTLPLAGIESYLFQICYMLVHKPSPSLDKFVIDTCSKSLRIALKVHWFLMAELEDSEDNEGISRLQEKCQIAATLMGEWPPLVRVPPASASAPSSPKSKPVLNRILSSKQRLLSLASSPALGSSPPIEESSKSNSSGDGNSRALTSSEENKLLKKLIPGPKVRDAFFFRKSMEKGAEESDKDGFFRRLLRESKDKEEEDSDKDGFFRRLLRDSKDKEDEDSEKDGFFRRLLSINKDEDVELTASSESFIKRLFRDKDEKLGEEDEKDSFFRTIFKDKNEEKKDGGNDRNEEDKARRSIEEDEKDGFFRRLFKDKIEDKKDSGQDRNMEKDKDNESIEEDEKESFFRRLFKDKNEEKKDGGHDRNEEEGKFGRSVEDDNFFRRLFKDKNEEKKVVGHDKNEEDKCNGSTEESEKDGFFRRFFKDKHEEKKNEGHNRNEEANKQNGSFEEEDASEFLSFRRLFRVHPEDVKTRGSSENGLSSGSLESSPGTENFFRRLFRDRDRSVEDSELFGSKIHKEVTKRPGSPRQRNEKHGKPPLPNNVIAEIRKGSYHASLEFVQSLCETSYGLVDIFPIEDRKIALRESLMEINSHLAAAEKNGGVCFPMGKGMYRVVHIPEDEAVLLNSREKAPYLICVEVLKGEAPSHTKVSSDAQKLSKGGIPLANGDAQLPKPPPWAYPLWRQYDMHQNVTDRMLMSTSQAIDQAMTQLWEAKVKFVHVSFSIEKQFEDCSKSSEGPDSRHSIQQAVNGQYPARELRPNVDHNLEWISVNLTAVPGVNMEDVDDQEPARRKDHRRVPSTIAIEEVKAAAAKGQAPPGLPLKGAGQDSEDAKPEVMNGGTPKPTDALSGELWEVKKERIRRSSVYGKSPGWDLCSMIVKSGDDCRQEHLAVQLVSHFYDIYQEAGLPLWLRPYEVLVTSSYTALIETIPDTASIHSIKSRFPNISSLHDYFIAKYEENSPNFKLAQRNFVESMAGYSILCYLLQVKDRHNGNLLMDEEGHIIHIDFGFMLSNSPGGVNFESAPFKLTRELLEVMDSDAEGTPSEFFDYFKVLCIQGFLTCRKHAERIILLVEMLQDSGFPCFKGGPRTIQNLRKRFHLSLTEEQCVSLVLSLISSSLDAWRTRQYDYYQRVLNGIL; this comes from the exons ATGGTGCGGCTGCTGGGATTGAATCGCTTCGGTGTCGACGACTCCCCGCGCGAGATCACCCGCACGAGTCCCATCGTCGCCGGCGGCGAGAGCAGCGGGGAGAACGGGTGGCTGATCCGGTTCTTCGACTCGGCCTTCTTCTGCGAGTGGATCGCGGTGAGCTACCTTTACAAGCATGACCACCCTGGGGTGCGCGACTACCTTTGCAACCGGATGTACACGCTACCGCTCGCCGGCATTGAGAGCTACCTCTTCCAGATCTGCTACATGCTCGTCCACAAGCCGAGCCCCTCGCTCGACAAGTTCGTCATCGATACGTGCTCGAAATCCCTTCGGATCGCTCTCAAGGTGCACTGGTTTTTAATGGCCGAGCTTGAAGACTCCGAGGACAACGAGGGCATCAGCCGGCTCCAGGAGAAGTGCCAGATCGCCGCCACCTTGATGGGGGAGTGGCCGCCGCTGGTTCGTGTGCCCCCGGCCTCCGCCAGCGCCCCTTCCAGTCCCAAGAGTAAGCCGGTGCTCAACCGGATACTCTCGTCCAAGCAGCGGCTGCTGTCCTTGGCCTCGTCCCCGGCATTGGGATCCAGCCCCCCGATTGAGGAGAGCAGCAAGAGCAATAGCAGTGGAGATGGGAACAGCAGGGCTTTGACCTCTTCAGAGGAAAATAAGCTGTTGAAGAAGCTGATCCCGGGGCCAAAAGTACGGGATGCGTTTTTCTTTAGGAAGTCCATGGAGAAGGGGGCGGAGGAGTCGGACAAAGATGGTTTTTTTCGAAGGCTTCTCAGGGAAAGCAAGGATAAGGAAGAGGAGGATTCAGACAAGGATGGGTTCTTTCGTAGGTTGCTCAGAGATAGCAAGGATAAGGAGGATGAGGATTCAGAAAAGGATGGCTTCTTTCGGAGACTGCTCAGTATCAACAAGGATGAAGATGTGGAGCTGACTGCAAGTTCAGAAAGCTTTATCAAGAGACTGTTTCGTGATAAAGATGAGAAATTGGGAGAGGAGGATGAGAAGGACAGTTTTTTCCGTACGATTTTCAAGGACAAgaatgaagagaagaaagatggtGGCAATGATAGAAATGAGGAGGATAAGGCAAGGAGGAGCATCGAGGAAGATGAGAAAGATGGTTTTTTCCGCAGGCTTTTCAAAGACAAGATTGAAGACAAAAAAGATAGTGGGCAAGATAGGAACATGGAGAAAGATAAGGATAATGAGAGTATCGAGGAGGATGAAAAGGAAAGTTTTTTTCGCAGGCTATTCAAAGACaagaatgaagagaaaaaaGATGGCGGGCATGATAGGAATGAGGAGGAAGGCAAATTCGGCAGGAGTGTTGAGGACGACAATTTCTTCCGTAGGCTTTTTAAGGACaagaatgaagaaaagaaggttGTTGGGCAtgataagaatgaagaggacaAGTGTAATGGGAGCACTGAGGAAAGTGAAAAGGATGGCTTCTTCCGTAGGTTTTTTAAGGACAAgcatgaggagaagaaaaatgaagggcataataggaatgaGGAAGCCAATAAGCAAAATGGGAGTTTTGAGGAAGAGGATGCTTCAGAATTTTTGTCATTCCGTAGGTTGTTTAGAGTGCATCCTGAAGATGTTAAGACAAGGGGTAGCAGTGAGAATGGTCTTTCCAGTGGTTCGCTGGAGAGCAGCCCAGGGACAGAGAACTTCTTCCGGAGGCTTTTTCGGGATAGAGACCGCTCTGTAGAAGATTCTGAACTGTTTGGTTCAAAGATACACAAGGAGGTAACA AAGCGTCCTGGTTCACCAAGACAACGGAATGAAAAGCATGGAAAGCCGCCTCTACCAAATAATGTGATAGCAGAAATTCGCAAGGGGTCCTATCATGCTTCATTGGAGTTTGTTCAATCACTGTGCGAAACATCATATGGGCTAGTGGACATTTTTCCTATTGAAGATCGCAAAATTGCTCTTCGTGAG TCGCTCATGGAGATCAATTCACATCTTGCTGCTGCTGAGAAAAATGGAG GAGTTTGCTTTCCAATGGGAAAGGGAATGTACAGGGTGGTTCATATACCTGAGGATGAAGCTGTTCTTCTGAATTCTAGGGAGAAGGCACCTTACCTAATATGTGTTGAGGTCTTAAAAGGTGAAGCACCAAG TCATACAAAGGTGTCTTCCGATGCTCAAAAGCTCTCTAAAGGGGGGATTCCTCTAGCAAATGGAGATGCACAATTGCCAAAGCCTCCTCCGTGGGCATATCCTTTATGGAGGCAGTATGACATGCATCAAAATGTTACAGATAGGATGCTGATGTCTACGTCACAGGCTATTGACCAAGCAATGACTCAGTTATGGGAGGCCAAAGTAAAATTTGTTCATGTCAGTTTCTCTATTGAGAAGCAATTTGAAGATTGCTCAAAGAGTAGTGAAGGGCCTGACTCTCGACACAGCATCCAGCAAGCTGTAAATGGGCAATATCCAGCTCGTGAGCTAAGACCTAATGTTGATCACAACTTGGAATGGATAAGTGTTAATCTGACAGCAGTTCCTGGGGTCAACATGGAAGATGTGGATGATCAAGAGCCAGCACGTCGAAAAGACCATCGCCGTGTTCCAAGCACCATTGCCATAGAGGAAGTAAAG GCTGCTGCAGCGAAAGGACAGGCTCCACCTGGGCTACCTTTGAAGGGAGCTGGACAGGATTCTGAGGATGCAAAACCAGAG GTGATGAATGGTGGCACTCCTAAACCCACTGATGCTTTGTCTGGTGAACTTTGGGAGGTAAAGAAGGAAAGGATACGGAGGTCATCAGTGTATGGGAAATCACCTGGTTGGGACTTATGTTCT ATGATTGTGAAGAGCGGTGATGATTGCAGACAAGAGCATCTGGCTGTGCAACTTGTTTCACATTTCTATG ATATATACCAAGAAGCTGGCCTGCCACTTTGGTTACGTCCTTATGAGGTTCTTGTTACATCTTCTTATACAGCCCTGATCGAGACTATTCCTGATACA GCTTCAATTCATTCCATAAAAAGTAGGTTTCCTAATATCTCAAGCTTGCATGATTATTTCATAGCCAAATATGAAGAAAATTCTCCAAATTTTAAACTTGCCCAG AGAAATTTTGTGGAGAGCATGGCCGGATATTCCATATTATGTTACCTTCTTCAG GTTAAGGATCGACACAATGGAAATCTTTTAATGGATGAAGAAGGACATATCATTCATATCGATTTTGGTTTCATGCTATCTAATTCTCCTGGGGGTGTAAATTTCGAGAGTGCACCATTTAAGTTGACTCGAGAGCTTCTTGAG GTGATGGATTCTGATGCAGAAGGAACTCCTAGCGAATTCTTTGACTACTTCAAG GTGCTATGCATTCAAGGTTTTCTTACATGTCGCAAGCATGCGGAGCGCATCATACTTCTTGTTGAAATGCTGCAG
- the LOC103711044 gene encoding phosphatidylinositol 4-kinase beta 1 isoform X2, producing MVRLLGLNRFGVDDSPREITRTSPIVAGGESSGENGWLIRFFDSAFFCEWIAVSYLYKHDHPGVRDYLCNRMYTLPLAGIESYLFQICYMLVHKPSPSLDKFVIDTCSKSLRIALKVHWFLMAELEDSEDNEGISRLQEKCQIAATLMGEWPPLVRVPPASASAPSSPKSKPVLNRILSSKQRLLSLASSPALGSSPPIEESSKSNSSGDGNSRALTSSEENKLLKKLIPGPKVRDAFFFRKSMEKGAEESDKDGFFRRLLRESKDKEEEDSDKDGFFRRLLRDSKDKEDEDSEKDGFFRRLLSINKDEDVELTASSESFIKRLFRDKDEKLGEEDEKDSFFRTIFKDKNEEKKDGGNDRNEEDKARRSIEEDEKDGFFRRLFKDKIEDKKDSGQDRNMEKDKDNESIEEDEKESFFRRLFKDKNEEKKDGGHDRNEEEGKFGRSVEDDNFFRRLFKDKNEEKKVVGHDKNEEDKCNGSTEESEKDGFFRRFFKDKHEEKKNEGHNRNEEANKQNGSFEEEDASEFLSFRRLFRVHPEDVKTRGSSENGLSSGSLESSPGTENFFRRLFRDRDRSVEDSELFGSKIHKEKRPGSPRQRNEKHGKPPLPNNVIAEIRKGSYHASLEFVQSLCETSYGLVDIFPIEDRKIALRESLMEINSHLAAAEKNGGVCFPMGKGMYRVVHIPEDEAVLLNSREKAPYLICVEVLKGEAPSHTKVSSDAQKLSKGGIPLANGDAQLPKPPPWAYPLWRQYDMHQNVTDRMLMSTSQAIDQAMTQLWEAKVKFVHVSFSIEKQFEDCSKSSEGPDSRHSIQQAVNGQYPARELRPNVDHNLEWISVNLTAVPGVNMEDVDDQEPARRKDHRRVPSTIAIEEVKAAAAKGQAPPGLPLKGAGQDSEDAKPEVMNGGTPKPTDALSGELWEVKKERIRRSSVYGKSPGWDLCSMIVKSGDDCRQEHLAVQLVSHFYDIYQEAGLPLWLRPYEVLVTSSYTALIETIPDTASIHSIKSRFPNISSLHDYFIAKYEENSPNFKLAQRNFVESMAGYSILCYLLQVKDRHNGNLLMDEEGHIIHIDFGFMLSNSPGGVNFESAPFKLTRELLEVMDSDAEGTPSEFFDYFKVLCIQGFLTCRKHAERIILLVEMLQDSGFPCFKGGPRTIQNLRKRFHLSLTEEQCVSLVLSLISSSLDAWRTRQYDYYQRVLNGIL from the exons ATGGTGCGGCTGCTGGGATTGAATCGCTTCGGTGTCGACGACTCCCCGCGCGAGATCACCCGCACGAGTCCCATCGTCGCCGGCGGCGAGAGCAGCGGGGAGAACGGGTGGCTGATCCGGTTCTTCGACTCGGCCTTCTTCTGCGAGTGGATCGCGGTGAGCTACCTTTACAAGCATGACCACCCTGGGGTGCGCGACTACCTTTGCAACCGGATGTACACGCTACCGCTCGCCGGCATTGAGAGCTACCTCTTCCAGATCTGCTACATGCTCGTCCACAAGCCGAGCCCCTCGCTCGACAAGTTCGTCATCGATACGTGCTCGAAATCCCTTCGGATCGCTCTCAAGGTGCACTGGTTTTTAATGGCCGAGCTTGAAGACTCCGAGGACAACGAGGGCATCAGCCGGCTCCAGGAGAAGTGCCAGATCGCCGCCACCTTGATGGGGGAGTGGCCGCCGCTGGTTCGTGTGCCCCCGGCCTCCGCCAGCGCCCCTTCCAGTCCCAAGAGTAAGCCGGTGCTCAACCGGATACTCTCGTCCAAGCAGCGGCTGCTGTCCTTGGCCTCGTCCCCGGCATTGGGATCCAGCCCCCCGATTGAGGAGAGCAGCAAGAGCAATAGCAGTGGAGATGGGAACAGCAGGGCTTTGACCTCTTCAGAGGAAAATAAGCTGTTGAAGAAGCTGATCCCGGGGCCAAAAGTACGGGATGCGTTTTTCTTTAGGAAGTCCATGGAGAAGGGGGCGGAGGAGTCGGACAAAGATGGTTTTTTTCGAAGGCTTCTCAGGGAAAGCAAGGATAAGGAAGAGGAGGATTCAGACAAGGATGGGTTCTTTCGTAGGTTGCTCAGAGATAGCAAGGATAAGGAGGATGAGGATTCAGAAAAGGATGGCTTCTTTCGGAGACTGCTCAGTATCAACAAGGATGAAGATGTGGAGCTGACTGCAAGTTCAGAAAGCTTTATCAAGAGACTGTTTCGTGATAAAGATGAGAAATTGGGAGAGGAGGATGAGAAGGACAGTTTTTTCCGTACGATTTTCAAGGACAAgaatgaagagaagaaagatggtGGCAATGATAGAAATGAGGAGGATAAGGCAAGGAGGAGCATCGAGGAAGATGAGAAAGATGGTTTTTTCCGCAGGCTTTTCAAAGACAAGATTGAAGACAAAAAAGATAGTGGGCAAGATAGGAACATGGAGAAAGATAAGGATAATGAGAGTATCGAGGAGGATGAAAAGGAAAGTTTTTTTCGCAGGCTATTCAAAGACaagaatgaagagaaaaaaGATGGCGGGCATGATAGGAATGAGGAGGAAGGCAAATTCGGCAGGAGTGTTGAGGACGACAATTTCTTCCGTAGGCTTTTTAAGGACaagaatgaagaaaagaaggttGTTGGGCAtgataagaatgaagaggacaAGTGTAATGGGAGCACTGAGGAAAGTGAAAAGGATGGCTTCTTCCGTAGGTTTTTTAAGGACAAgcatgaggagaagaaaaatgaagggcataataggaatgaGGAAGCCAATAAGCAAAATGGGAGTTTTGAGGAAGAGGATGCTTCAGAATTTTTGTCATTCCGTAGGTTGTTTAGAGTGCATCCTGAAGATGTTAAGACAAGGGGTAGCAGTGAGAATGGTCTTTCCAGTGGTTCGCTGGAGAGCAGCCCAGGGACAGAGAACTTCTTCCGGAGGCTTTTTCGGGATAGAGACCGCTCTGTAGAAGATTCTGAACTGTTTGGTTCAAAGATACACAAGGAG AAGCGTCCTGGTTCACCAAGACAACGGAATGAAAAGCATGGAAAGCCGCCTCTACCAAATAATGTGATAGCAGAAATTCGCAAGGGGTCCTATCATGCTTCATTGGAGTTTGTTCAATCACTGTGCGAAACATCATATGGGCTAGTGGACATTTTTCCTATTGAAGATCGCAAAATTGCTCTTCGTGAG TCGCTCATGGAGATCAATTCACATCTTGCTGCTGCTGAGAAAAATGGAG GAGTTTGCTTTCCAATGGGAAAGGGAATGTACAGGGTGGTTCATATACCTGAGGATGAAGCTGTTCTTCTGAATTCTAGGGAGAAGGCACCTTACCTAATATGTGTTGAGGTCTTAAAAGGTGAAGCACCAAG TCATACAAAGGTGTCTTCCGATGCTCAAAAGCTCTCTAAAGGGGGGATTCCTCTAGCAAATGGAGATGCACAATTGCCAAAGCCTCCTCCGTGGGCATATCCTTTATGGAGGCAGTATGACATGCATCAAAATGTTACAGATAGGATGCTGATGTCTACGTCACAGGCTATTGACCAAGCAATGACTCAGTTATGGGAGGCCAAAGTAAAATTTGTTCATGTCAGTTTCTCTATTGAGAAGCAATTTGAAGATTGCTCAAAGAGTAGTGAAGGGCCTGACTCTCGACACAGCATCCAGCAAGCTGTAAATGGGCAATATCCAGCTCGTGAGCTAAGACCTAATGTTGATCACAACTTGGAATGGATAAGTGTTAATCTGACAGCAGTTCCTGGGGTCAACATGGAAGATGTGGATGATCAAGAGCCAGCACGTCGAAAAGACCATCGCCGTGTTCCAAGCACCATTGCCATAGAGGAAGTAAAG GCTGCTGCAGCGAAAGGACAGGCTCCACCTGGGCTACCTTTGAAGGGAGCTGGACAGGATTCTGAGGATGCAAAACCAGAG GTGATGAATGGTGGCACTCCTAAACCCACTGATGCTTTGTCTGGTGAACTTTGGGAGGTAAAGAAGGAAAGGATACGGAGGTCATCAGTGTATGGGAAATCACCTGGTTGGGACTTATGTTCT ATGATTGTGAAGAGCGGTGATGATTGCAGACAAGAGCATCTGGCTGTGCAACTTGTTTCACATTTCTATG ATATATACCAAGAAGCTGGCCTGCCACTTTGGTTACGTCCTTATGAGGTTCTTGTTACATCTTCTTATACAGCCCTGATCGAGACTATTCCTGATACA GCTTCAATTCATTCCATAAAAAGTAGGTTTCCTAATATCTCAAGCTTGCATGATTATTTCATAGCCAAATATGAAGAAAATTCTCCAAATTTTAAACTTGCCCAG AGAAATTTTGTGGAGAGCATGGCCGGATATTCCATATTATGTTACCTTCTTCAG GTTAAGGATCGACACAATGGAAATCTTTTAATGGATGAAGAAGGACATATCATTCATATCGATTTTGGTTTCATGCTATCTAATTCTCCTGGGGGTGTAAATTTCGAGAGTGCACCATTTAAGTTGACTCGAGAGCTTCTTGAG GTGATGGATTCTGATGCAGAAGGAACTCCTAGCGAATTCTTTGACTACTTCAAG GTGCTATGCATTCAAGGTTTTCTTACATGTCGCAAGCATGCGGAGCGCATCATACTTCTTGTTGAAATGCTGCAG